One genomic window of Syngnathus acus chromosome 11, fSynAcu1.2, whole genome shotgun sequence includes the following:
- the si:ch211-195b13.1 gene encoding STKc_SGK domain-containing protein isoform X2 — MKTGKKSIIAFIKERKMGLNDFIQKLVSTPHICQHVEVNNFLKIDENQNEEVERELAERREFQISQSSLAEDTQIKPCDFDYLKIIGRGSFGKVLLARHKESTKYYAVKVLQKKIILKKKEQKHIMAERSVLMKNIKHPFLVGLHYSFQTTDKLYFVLDYVNGGELFYHLQRERVFLEPRARFYTAEIASALGYLHSLHIVYRDLKPENILIDSQGHIVLTDFGLCKEGLEANGTTTTFCGTPEYLAPEVLQKQAYDRTVDWWCLGSVLYEMLYGLPPFYSRNTAEMYNNILHKAPILKPNVSNSGRELLEGLLQKDRTKRLGVKDDFLELKYHSFFSPINWDDLMAKKITPPFIPSVSGPTDLRHFDPEFTHLPVSSSLCNDTFSVTGSIKEAAGAFPGFSYGPPADHFFL, encoded by the exons atgaagACTGGCAAGAAATCCATCATAG CTTTCATCAAGGAGAGAAAAATGGGATTGAATGATTTCATCCAGAAGTTGGTGTCCACCCCTCATATCTGCCAACA tgTTGAGGTCAACAACTTCCTGAAGATTGATGAGAATCAGAATGAAGAGGTTGAACGTGAGCTTGCTGAAAGAAGG GAGTTCCAAATTTCACAAAGTTCACTCGCTGAGGACACTCA GATCAAACCCTGCGATTTCGACTACCTCAAGATTATCGGCAGAGGCAGCTTTGGAAAG GTTCTGCTTGCACGACACAAGGAGTCCACCAAATATTATGCTGTCAAAGtgctgcagaaaaaaattatCCTGAAGAAGAAAGAG CAAAAGCATATCATGGCTGAACGTAGCGTTCTCATGAAGAACATCAAGCATCCCTTCCTCGTGGGGCTGCATTACTCCTTCCAGACTACCGACAAGCTTTACTTTGTACTTGACTACGTTAATGGCGGAGAG CTCTTCTACCATCTTCAGAGAGAAAGAGTCTTTTTGGAACCCCGCGCCAGATTTTACACTGCAGAAATTGCAAGTGCACTGGGCTACCTCCACTCACTGCATATTGTGTACAG GGACCTCAAGCCCGAGAACATCCTGATAGACTCCCAAGGCCACATTGTCCTCACGGACTTCGGTCTCTGCAAGGAAGGTCTTGAAGCCAACGGCACAACAACAACTTTCTGCGGGACGCCGGAG TATTTGGCTCCGGAGGTTCTCCAGAAGCAGGCCTATGACCGCACAGTTGACTGGTGGTGTTTGGGATCTGTACTCTATGAAATGCTTTATGGACTT cctcCCTTCTACAGCCGCAACACAGCTGAGATGTACAACAACATCTTGCACAAGGCTCCTATACTCAAACCCAATGTGTCCAACTCAGGAAGAGAGCTGCTCGAGGGGCTCCTGCAGAAGGATCGTACCAAGAGGCTGGGGGTTAAGGATGATTTT CTTGAACTGAAGTACCATTCCTTCTTCTCACCTATCAACTGGGACGACCTGATGGCCAAGAAGATCACGCCACCCTTTATTCCCTCTGTG AGTGGCCCCACAGACCTGCGCCACTTTGACCCCGAGTTCACCCACCTGCCTGTGTCCTCCTCCCTGTGCAATGACACCTTCAGCGTGACCGGCAGTATCAAAGAAGCAGCGGGGGCATTCCCGGGATTTTCCTACGGGCCTCCAGCAgaccatttctttttgtga
- the si:ch211-195b13.1 gene encoding STKc_SGK domain-containing protein isoform X1 has translation MAVTEAGCDLTYCKMRGIVTVLTAFIKERKMGLNDFIQKLVSTPHICQHVEVNNFLKIDENQNEEVERELAERREFQISQSSLAEDTQIKPCDFDYLKIIGRGSFGKVLLARHKESTKYYAVKVLQKKIILKKKEQKHIMAERSVLMKNIKHPFLVGLHYSFQTTDKLYFVLDYVNGGELFYHLQRERVFLEPRARFYTAEIASALGYLHSLHIVYRDLKPENILIDSQGHIVLTDFGLCKEGLEANGTTTTFCGTPEYLAPEVLQKQAYDRTVDWWCLGSVLYEMLYGLPPFYSRNTAEMYNNILHKAPILKPNVSNSGRELLEGLLQKDRTKRLGVKDDFLELKYHSFFSPINWDDLMAKKITPPFIPSVSGPTDLRHFDPEFTHLPVSSSLCNDTFSVTGSIKEAAGAFPGFSYGPPADHFFL, from the exons ATGGCTGTGACTGAAGCGGGATGCGACCTGACGTACTGCAAAATGAGGGGGATTGTTACTGTTCTCACCG CTTTCATCAAGGAGAGAAAAATGGGATTGAATGATTTCATCCAGAAGTTGGTGTCCACCCCTCATATCTGCCAACA tgTTGAGGTCAACAACTTCCTGAAGATTGATGAGAATCAGAATGAAGAGGTTGAACGTGAGCTTGCTGAAAGAAGG GAGTTCCAAATTTCACAAAGTTCACTCGCTGAGGACACTCA GATCAAACCCTGCGATTTCGACTACCTCAAGATTATCGGCAGAGGCAGCTTTGGAAAG GTTCTGCTTGCACGACACAAGGAGTCCACCAAATATTATGCTGTCAAAGtgctgcagaaaaaaattatCCTGAAGAAGAAAGAG CAAAAGCATATCATGGCTGAACGTAGCGTTCTCATGAAGAACATCAAGCATCCCTTCCTCGTGGGGCTGCATTACTCCTTCCAGACTACCGACAAGCTTTACTTTGTACTTGACTACGTTAATGGCGGAGAG CTCTTCTACCATCTTCAGAGAGAAAGAGTCTTTTTGGAACCCCGCGCCAGATTTTACACTGCAGAAATTGCAAGTGCACTGGGCTACCTCCACTCACTGCATATTGTGTACAG GGACCTCAAGCCCGAGAACATCCTGATAGACTCCCAAGGCCACATTGTCCTCACGGACTTCGGTCTCTGCAAGGAAGGTCTTGAAGCCAACGGCACAACAACAACTTTCTGCGGGACGCCGGAG TATTTGGCTCCGGAGGTTCTCCAGAAGCAGGCCTATGACCGCACAGTTGACTGGTGGTGTTTGGGATCTGTACTCTATGAAATGCTTTATGGACTT cctcCCTTCTACAGCCGCAACACAGCTGAGATGTACAACAACATCTTGCACAAGGCTCCTATACTCAAACCCAATGTGTCCAACTCAGGAAGAGAGCTGCTCGAGGGGCTCCTGCAGAAGGATCGTACCAAGAGGCTGGGGGTTAAGGATGATTTT CTTGAACTGAAGTACCATTCCTTCTTCTCACCTATCAACTGGGACGACCTGATGGCCAAGAAGATCACGCCACCCTTTATTCCCTCTGTG AGTGGCCCCACAGACCTGCGCCACTTTGACCCCGAGTTCACCCACCTGCCTGTGTCCTCCTCCCTGTGCAATGACACCTTCAGCGTGACCGGCAGTATCAAAGAAGCAGCGGGGGCATTCCCGGGATTTTCCTACGGGCCTCCAGCAgaccatttctttttgtga
- the eya3 gene encoding eyes absent homolog 3 isoform X2 has protein sequence MDDSQELPAKKAKLEVDNGLEKEQSNNNLGEDGSPGAVLAPSEQGSSYSALSISQLGDRATEGDIGAAPQLNSYAHSATDATAGSEYTQQVYEGSNSVVTSYPSPVAFPPLTQSAVYSAFPQTGQTYGLPPFGAMWPGIKTETGLPEAPSGGQPGFLSFSTTYTSSQPSQLHYSYPSQGSSFTTSSVYSNIPSATAATTAATTVALQEFSGYNSLGQSQFSQYYSLPSSYVPAGLPNSNDHGAAVGGAVYSAVKSKEAASAALPPRDASPPENLPAGAALPTSVSHPAGAGDQDEVGRRNSMGKAKGKAKKCDSSPPTENDLERIFLWDLDETIIIFHSLLTGSFAQKFGKDAASMLNLGLQMEEFIFELADNHLFFNDLEDCDQVHVEDVASDDNGQDLSNYNFLADGFNGPSGGGAAGAATGVQGGVEWMRKLAFRYRRLKEIYNSYKGNVGGLLSPVKRELLLRLQSDIENVTDSWLSTALKSLLLIQARGKCVNVLVTTTQLVPALAKVLLYGLGDVFPIENIYSATKIGKESCFERIVSRFGKKVTYVVIGDGRDEEFAAKQHNMPFWRISAHGDLVSLHQALELDFL, from the exons ATGGACGACTCGCAGGAGCTGCCG GCAAAGAAAGCCAAGCTTGAAGTAGACAATGGATTGGAGAAAGAgcaaagtaataataatttgggAGAAGATGGAAGCCCTGGCGCTGTGCTAGCTCCGTCAGAGCAGGGAAGCTCTTACTCTGCCCTGTCCATCTCCCAACTCG GAGATCGGGCGACCGAAGGAGATATCGGAGCGGCACCACAGTTGAACTCGTACGCACACTCTG CCACAGACGCAACAGCCGGGTCAGAATACACCCAGCAGGTCTACGAAGGAAGCAA ctctgTGGTGACATCATACCCCAGCCCGGTGGCCTTCCCTCCGCTGACTCAGTCTGCCGTGTATTCAGCTTTTCCACAGACAGGCCAAACGTATGGCCTCCCGCCCTTCG GTGCTATGTGGCCAGGCATAAAAACAGAGACAGGTCTGCCAGAGGCGCCCTCTGGTGGCCAGCCTGGGTTTCTCAGCTTCAGCACCACATATACCTCAAGCCAGCCAAGTCAGCTGCACTACTCATACCCCAGCCAAG GCTCAAGTTTCACAACATCCAGTGTGTACTCCAACATCCCATCAGCTACAGCTGCAACCACAGCAGCCACCACGGTAGCACTCCAA GAATTTAGCGGCTACAACTCTCTGGGACAGAGCCAGTTCTCGCAGTATTACAGCCTGCCTTCCAGTTACGTGCCCGCGGGCCTGCCCAACAGCAACGACCACGGAGCCGCCGTGGGAGGGGCCGTGTACTCGGCCGTGAAGTCCAAAGAAGCCGCCTCGGCCGCATTACCTCCCAGAG ATGCGTCCCCGCCGGAGAATCTCCCAGCGGGGGCGGCCCTGCCCACCAGCGTGTCACATCCTGCTGGAGCCGGAGACCAAGATGAGGTGGGACGCAGGAACTCGATGGGAAAAGCTAAAGGGAAGGCCAAAAAGTGTGACAGCTCTCCACCTACTGAAAATGACCTGGAG cgtaTCTTTCTGTGGGATTTGGATGAGACTATTATTATATTCCACTCACTGCTCACAGGCTCCTTTGCGCAAAAGTTTGGCAAG GACGCAGCGAGCATGCTGAATTTGGGCTTGCAGATGGAGGAGTTTATCTTTGAGTTGGCCGACAACCATCTGTTCTTCAACGACTTAGAG GACTGTGACCAAGTCCATGTTGAGGATGTCGCCTCAGACGACAACGGGCAAGACTTAAG TAATTACAATTTCCTGGCGGACGGATTTAACGGCCCCAGCGGCGGAGGAGCGGCAGGAGCCGCTACAGGCGTCCAGGGAGGTGTGGAGTGGATGCGCAAACTAGCCTTTCGCTACCGCCGCCTAAAAGAGATTTACAACAGCTACAAGGGAAATGTAGGAG GCCTGCTAAGTCCAGTGAAAAGGGAGCTGCTTTTACGGCTTCAGTCTGATATTGAAAACGTGACCGACTCCTGGCTCAGCACAGCGCTCAAGTCGCTACTGCTCATTCAGGCCAG GGGGAAGTGTGTTAATGTCTTGGTCACCACAACTCAGCTGGTACCAGCACTGGCTAAAGTGCTGCTCTACGGCCTGGGAGATGTTTTCCCCATAGAGAACATCTACAGCGCCACAAAAATAG GTAAAGAAAGTTGCTTCGAGAGGATCGTCTCTCGCTTCGGGAAGAAAGTGACTTATGTTGTCATAGGTGACGGGCGCGATGAAGAGTTTGCAGCAAAACAG CACAACATGCCTTTTTGGCGGATCTCCGCTCACGGCGACCTGGTCTCCCTGCACCAAGCGCTGGAACTGGACTTCTTGTAA
- the eya3 gene encoding eyes absent homolog 3 isoform X1 — protein sequence MDDSQELPAKKAKLEVDNGLEKEQSNNNLGEDGSPGAVLAPSEQGSSYSALSISQLGTRDRATEGDIGAAPQLNSYAHSATDATAGSEYTQQVYEGSNSVVTSYPSPVAFPPLTQSAVYSAFPQTGQTYGLPPFGAMWPGIKTETGLPEAPSGGQPGFLSFSTTYTSSQPSQLHYSYPSQGSSFTTSSVYSNIPSATAATTAATTVALQEFSGYNSLGQSQFSQYYSLPSSYVPAGLPNSNDHGAAVGGAVYSAVKSKEAASAALPPRDASPPENLPAGAALPTSVSHPAGAGDQDEVGRRNSMGKAKGKAKKCDSSPPTENDLERIFLWDLDETIIIFHSLLTGSFAQKFGKDAASMLNLGLQMEEFIFELADNHLFFNDLEDCDQVHVEDVASDDNGQDLSNYNFLADGFNGPSGGGAAGAATGVQGGVEWMRKLAFRYRRLKEIYNSYKGNVGGLLSPVKRELLLRLQSDIENVTDSWLSTALKSLLLIQARGKCVNVLVTTTQLVPALAKVLLYGLGDVFPIENIYSATKIGKESCFERIVSRFGKKVTYVVIGDGRDEEFAAKQHNMPFWRISAHGDLVSLHQALELDFL from the exons ATGGACGACTCGCAGGAGCTGCCG GCAAAGAAAGCCAAGCTTGAAGTAGACAATGGATTGGAGAAAGAgcaaagtaataataatttgggAGAAGATGGAAGCCCTGGCGCTGTGCTAGCTCCGTCAGAGCAGGGAAGCTCTTACTCTGCCCTGTCCATCTCCCAACTCGGTACAC GAGATCGGGCGACCGAAGGAGATATCGGAGCGGCACCACAGTTGAACTCGTACGCACACTCTG CCACAGACGCAACAGCCGGGTCAGAATACACCCAGCAGGTCTACGAAGGAAGCAA ctctgTGGTGACATCATACCCCAGCCCGGTGGCCTTCCCTCCGCTGACTCAGTCTGCCGTGTATTCAGCTTTTCCACAGACAGGCCAAACGTATGGCCTCCCGCCCTTCG GTGCTATGTGGCCAGGCATAAAAACAGAGACAGGTCTGCCAGAGGCGCCCTCTGGTGGCCAGCCTGGGTTTCTCAGCTTCAGCACCACATATACCTCAAGCCAGCCAAGTCAGCTGCACTACTCATACCCCAGCCAAG GCTCAAGTTTCACAACATCCAGTGTGTACTCCAACATCCCATCAGCTACAGCTGCAACCACAGCAGCCACCACGGTAGCACTCCAA GAATTTAGCGGCTACAACTCTCTGGGACAGAGCCAGTTCTCGCAGTATTACAGCCTGCCTTCCAGTTACGTGCCCGCGGGCCTGCCCAACAGCAACGACCACGGAGCCGCCGTGGGAGGGGCCGTGTACTCGGCCGTGAAGTCCAAAGAAGCCGCCTCGGCCGCATTACCTCCCAGAG ATGCGTCCCCGCCGGAGAATCTCCCAGCGGGGGCGGCCCTGCCCACCAGCGTGTCACATCCTGCTGGAGCCGGAGACCAAGATGAGGTGGGACGCAGGAACTCGATGGGAAAAGCTAAAGGGAAGGCCAAAAAGTGTGACAGCTCTCCACCTACTGAAAATGACCTGGAG cgtaTCTTTCTGTGGGATTTGGATGAGACTATTATTATATTCCACTCACTGCTCACAGGCTCCTTTGCGCAAAAGTTTGGCAAG GACGCAGCGAGCATGCTGAATTTGGGCTTGCAGATGGAGGAGTTTATCTTTGAGTTGGCCGACAACCATCTGTTCTTCAACGACTTAGAG GACTGTGACCAAGTCCATGTTGAGGATGTCGCCTCAGACGACAACGGGCAAGACTTAAG TAATTACAATTTCCTGGCGGACGGATTTAACGGCCCCAGCGGCGGAGGAGCGGCAGGAGCCGCTACAGGCGTCCAGGGAGGTGTGGAGTGGATGCGCAAACTAGCCTTTCGCTACCGCCGCCTAAAAGAGATTTACAACAGCTACAAGGGAAATGTAGGAG GCCTGCTAAGTCCAGTGAAAAGGGAGCTGCTTTTACGGCTTCAGTCTGATATTGAAAACGTGACCGACTCCTGGCTCAGCACAGCGCTCAAGTCGCTACTGCTCATTCAGGCCAG GGGGAAGTGTGTTAATGTCTTGGTCACCACAACTCAGCTGGTACCAGCACTGGCTAAAGTGCTGCTCTACGGCCTGGGAGATGTTTTCCCCATAGAGAACATCTACAGCGCCACAAAAATAG GTAAAGAAAGTTGCTTCGAGAGGATCGTCTCTCGCTTCGGGAAGAAAGTGACTTATGTTGTCATAGGTGACGGGCGCGATGAAGAGTTTGCAGCAAAACAG CACAACATGCCTTTTTGGCGGATCTCCGCTCACGGCGACCTGGTCTCCCTGCACCAAGCGCTGGAACTGGACTTCTTGTAA
- the eya3 gene encoding eyes absent homolog 3 isoform X3 yields the protein MDDSQELPAKKAKLEVDNGLEKEQSNNNLGEDGSPGAVLAPSEQGSSYSALSISQLGTRDRATEGDIGAAPQLNSYAHSATDATAGSEYTQQVYEGSNSVVTSYPSPVAFPPLTQSAVYSAFPQTGQTYGLPPFGSSFTTSSVYSNIPSATAATTAATTVALQEFSGYNSLGQSQFSQYYSLPSSYVPAGLPNSNDHGAAVGGAVYSAVKSKEAASAALPPRDASPPENLPAGAALPTSVSHPAGAGDQDEVGRRNSMGKAKGKAKKCDSSPPTENDLERIFLWDLDETIIIFHSLLTGSFAQKFGKDAASMLNLGLQMEEFIFELADNHLFFNDLEDCDQVHVEDVASDDNGQDLSNYNFLADGFNGPSGGGAAGAATGVQGGVEWMRKLAFRYRRLKEIYNSYKGNVGGLLSPVKRELLLRLQSDIENVTDSWLSTALKSLLLIQARGKCVNVLVTTTQLVPALAKVLLYGLGDVFPIENIYSATKIGKESCFERIVSRFGKKVTYVVIGDGRDEEFAAKQHNMPFWRISAHGDLVSLHQALELDFL from the exons ATGGACGACTCGCAGGAGCTGCCG GCAAAGAAAGCCAAGCTTGAAGTAGACAATGGATTGGAGAAAGAgcaaagtaataataatttgggAGAAGATGGAAGCCCTGGCGCTGTGCTAGCTCCGTCAGAGCAGGGAAGCTCTTACTCTGCCCTGTCCATCTCCCAACTCGGTACAC GAGATCGGGCGACCGAAGGAGATATCGGAGCGGCACCACAGTTGAACTCGTACGCACACTCTG CCACAGACGCAACAGCCGGGTCAGAATACACCCAGCAGGTCTACGAAGGAAGCAA ctctgTGGTGACATCATACCCCAGCCCGGTGGCCTTCCCTCCGCTGACTCAGTCTGCCGTGTATTCAGCTTTTCCACAGACAGGCCAAACGTATGGCCTCCCGCCCTTCG GCTCAAGTTTCACAACATCCAGTGTGTACTCCAACATCCCATCAGCTACAGCTGCAACCACAGCAGCCACCACGGTAGCACTCCAA GAATTTAGCGGCTACAACTCTCTGGGACAGAGCCAGTTCTCGCAGTATTACAGCCTGCCTTCCAGTTACGTGCCCGCGGGCCTGCCCAACAGCAACGACCACGGAGCCGCCGTGGGAGGGGCCGTGTACTCGGCCGTGAAGTCCAAAGAAGCCGCCTCGGCCGCATTACCTCCCAGAG ATGCGTCCCCGCCGGAGAATCTCCCAGCGGGGGCGGCCCTGCCCACCAGCGTGTCACATCCTGCTGGAGCCGGAGACCAAGATGAGGTGGGACGCAGGAACTCGATGGGAAAAGCTAAAGGGAAGGCCAAAAAGTGTGACAGCTCTCCACCTACTGAAAATGACCTGGAG cgtaTCTTTCTGTGGGATTTGGATGAGACTATTATTATATTCCACTCACTGCTCACAGGCTCCTTTGCGCAAAAGTTTGGCAAG GACGCAGCGAGCATGCTGAATTTGGGCTTGCAGATGGAGGAGTTTATCTTTGAGTTGGCCGACAACCATCTGTTCTTCAACGACTTAGAG GACTGTGACCAAGTCCATGTTGAGGATGTCGCCTCAGACGACAACGGGCAAGACTTAAG TAATTACAATTTCCTGGCGGACGGATTTAACGGCCCCAGCGGCGGAGGAGCGGCAGGAGCCGCTACAGGCGTCCAGGGAGGTGTGGAGTGGATGCGCAAACTAGCCTTTCGCTACCGCCGCCTAAAAGAGATTTACAACAGCTACAAGGGAAATGTAGGAG GCCTGCTAAGTCCAGTGAAAAGGGAGCTGCTTTTACGGCTTCAGTCTGATATTGAAAACGTGACCGACTCCTGGCTCAGCACAGCGCTCAAGTCGCTACTGCTCATTCAGGCCAG GGGGAAGTGTGTTAATGTCTTGGTCACCACAACTCAGCTGGTACCAGCACTGGCTAAAGTGCTGCTCTACGGCCTGGGAGATGTTTTCCCCATAGAGAACATCTACAGCGCCACAAAAATAG GTAAAGAAAGTTGCTTCGAGAGGATCGTCTCTCGCTTCGGGAAGAAAGTGACTTATGTTGTCATAGGTGACGGGCGCGATGAAGAGTTTGCAGCAAAACAG CACAACATGCCTTTTTGGCGGATCTCCGCTCACGGCGACCTGGTCTCCCTGCACCAAGCGCTGGAACTGGACTTCTTGTAA
- the LOC119130689 gene encoding XK-related protein 8-like, translating to MSFFKFSKFHCVLNYVSLALHLVDIGLDIWAVVSLYQEEEYVYLGVLIFVLLGSSVLGQAYSWLWYTYDDFERMSTIERCLSPRQLKVVHFLQLGVYFRHAGLVELTPCRCITKNQDSDSAVYLTHDLSMLRLFEAFSESAPQVVLSLTIMLQRGHVDPWTVLKASISASAIACSVSMYHRALRSFLPEKEVQRIASFLIYFIWNLLLIFSRLAAIAFFASVLPCFIFTHFICAWIILFFCVWRSKPKLMDSPCGEFLYQATVGLILYFNWFNVLDEKTRFKTTLYHSFILLDTSLMCGLWCWRIYTQPHFEISLMYACIIATSVVILYIFGLIVKILYYKRFHPNVTKKTLKGDVTSPPEKAVMFSAGDAAENEFPHIGDRSAAIEDEVDTAVSRADVRLTNKRMRKLAENFYS from the exons ATGAGTTTCTTCAAGTTCTCGAAGTTTCattgtgtcctcaattacgTGAGCCTGGCTTTACATTTGGTGGACATTGGGCTGGACATCTGGGCTGTGGTGTCTCTGTACCAGGAAGAAGAATACGTCTATCTCGGGGTGTTGATCTTCGTCCTTCTGGGCTCGTCGGTGCTTGGACAAGCCTACAGCTGGCTTTGGTATACTTATGATGACTTTGAGAGGATGTCAACGATTGAGAGGTGTCTCAGTCCGAGGCAATTGAAAGTCGTGCACTTTTTGCAGCTTGGAGTCTACTTCAG ACATGCTGGTCTTGTGGAGCTCACACCGTGCAGGTGCATTACAAAGAACCAAGACTCGGACTCTGCGGTGTACCTGACTCACGACCTCAGCATGCTGCGACTCTTTGAGGCTTTTTCAGAGAGTGCACCTCAAGTGGTCCTCAGTCTTACCATCATGCTGCAGAGGGGACATGTGGATCCTTGGACAG TGTTGAAGGCCTCGATCTCGGCTTCAGCCATCGCCTGCAGCGTCTCCATGTACCACCGCGCCCTCCGTTCCTTCCTGCCCGAAAAAGAAGTGCAACGCATTGCCTCGTTTCTCATCTACTTTATCTGGAACCTACTTCTCATCTTCTCCCGGCTGGCCGCCATTGCCTTCTTTGCGTCCGTCCTGCCCTGCTTCATCTTCACCCACTTCATTTGCGCCTGGATAATCCTCTTCTTCTGCGTGTGGCGCTCCAAACCAAAGTTAATGGACAGCCCCTGTGGGGAGTTTCTCTACCAAGCCACCGTGGGcctcattttgtatttcaacTGGTTCAACGTGTTGGATGAGAAGACTAGATTCAAGACGACGTTGTATCATAGCTTCATCCTGCTCGATACTTCCCTCATGTGCGGCTTGTGGTGCTGGAGAATATACACACAACCCCATTTTGAAATCTCCCTCATGTATGCTTGCATCATTGCCACCAGTGTGGTCATACTTTACATCTTTGGACTAATCGTCAAAATACTCTATTACAAGCGCTTTCATCCAAACGTCACAAAAAAGACGCTGAAAGGAGATGTCACGAGCCCTCCAGAGAAGGCAGTCATGTTCTCAGCCGGCGATGCGGCGGAAAACGAGTTTCCTCACATCGGCGACCGGAGCGCCGCCATTGAAGATGAAGTGGACACCGCCGTGTCACGAGCCGATGTCAGACTAACCAATAAAAGAATGAGGAAACTGGCGGAGAATTTCTACTCATGA
- the xkr8.3 gene encoding XK-related protein 8.3, whose protein sequence is MLANSATSRLKVIMERETFSKYSWIDFVFSIIGVCTFLVDWGSDLWVAIEFYCHGDFLWFGALVALMIVSSSLVQMFSWFWLKYDRQLPGFRSEIGAEAVLFVDRVKLTCLLHVLQLGFLCRHISAIRQGFRVWWRKEEGSEYAVYLTHDLSMLRLIETFCESAPQLTLMIYVVLRTNKARTVQFVSIVASTTSIAWMVVDYHRCLRSFLPDKAKQGWGSSLVYFLWNLLLISPRVAALALFASVLPAYIAAHFLIVWSSFVIWAWRQRTDFMDSVGGEWLYRATVGLIWYFSWFNVAEGRTRSRSIIYHTFITTDGGILLATWWCYRDPVTSQPYAMALLITLPLTYLLGLLFKCIYYCCFHPKLWRPPLREPGLPDDLPDSQVSFREFPIQEAAESSQLLNKRMAHNAALFYSSQ, encoded by the exons ATGTTAGCTAACAGCGCAACTAGCCGGCTAAAAGTTATTATGGAGCGCGAgactttttcaaaatattcctgGATTGATTTCGTTTTTTCTATCATCGGCGTGTGTACTTTTTTGGTGGACTGGGGCTCCGACTTGTGGGTGGCCATCGAGTTTTACTGCCATGGTGACTTTTTGTGGTTCGGGGCACTGGTCGCCCTCATGATCGTGTCGTCCTCCTTGGTCCAAATGTTTAGCTGGTTCTGGTTGAAATATGACCGCCAACTGCCCGGCTTCCGAAGTGAAATCGGAGCCGAAGCGGTTCTGTTTGTGGACAGAGTCAAGCTCACCTGTCTGTTGCATGTGCTGCAGCTGGGTTTCCTATGCAG GCACATCTCGGCGATCAGGCAAGGCTTCCGGGTATGGTGGCGTAAAGAGGAAGGCTCCGAGTACGCCGTCTACCTGACCCACGACCTCAGCATGCTGCGGCTCATCGAGACGTTCTGCGAGAGCGCTCCGCAGCTCACGCTCATGATCTATGTGGTGCTGCGCACCAACAAAGCCAGGACCGTCCAGT tcGTCAGCATTGTGGCGTCAACCACGTCCATAGCCTGGATGGTGGTGGACTACCACCGCTGCCTGCGCTCCTTCCTGCCAGACAAGGCCAAGCAGGGCTGGGGCTCCTCCTTGGTCTACTTCCTGTGGAACCTGCTGCTCATCTCCCCTCGTGTCGCTGCTCTCGCCCTCTTCGCTTCTGTCCTGCCCGCCTACATTGCCGCCCACTTCCTCATCGTTTGGTCGAGCTTTGTCATCTGGGCTTGGCGACAGAGGACCGACTTTATGGACAGCGTCGGTGGGGAATGGCTCTACCGGGCCACTGTGGGGCTCATTTGGTACTTCAGCTGGTTTAACGTAGCCGAGGGTCGGACTCGAAGCCGAAGTATCATCTACCATACCTTCATCACCACCGACGGCGGAATCCTGCTCGCCACTTGGTGGTGCTACCGAGACCCCGTGACCTCCCAACCGTACGCGATGGCCCTTCTCATCACTCTACCTCTTACCTACCTGCTAGGACTGCTCTTTAAATGCATCTACTACTGCTGCTTCCACCCTAAATTGTGGAGGCCCCCACTTAGGGAACCCGGACTGCCCGACGACTTGCCTGATTCACAAGTGTCCTTCCGAGAGTTTCCCATCCAGGAGGCTGCAGAGTCCTCCCAGCTGCTCAACAAAAGAATGGCACACAATGCGGCGCTCTTTTACTCCAGTCAGTAG